In Rhipicephalus microplus isolate Deutch F79 chromosome 7, USDA_Rmic, whole genome shotgun sequence, one genomic interval encodes:
- the LOC119179869 gene encoding sorting nexin-24 → MIRVFVPAYRQVDAPNGRQHVVYCVEVTVSGVCHRLERRYSTFHALHKKVKRMLGSQAPSGFPPKRLRGLNPKLLEQRRGALERYLQDLVRISALSSQLLSFLEVPAPLSPAASNGSVDSDEQEFKPLHQPVLGFAKDPYLDSSSSDSLPDIVMQGVMTGLFGHDYDD, encoded by the coding sequence ATGATCCGCGTGTTCGTGCCCGCGTATCGACAAGTGGACGCGCCGAACGGGCGTCAGCACGTCGTGTACTGCGTCGAGGTGACCGTTTCGGGCGTGTGTCATCGGCTGGAACGGAGGTACAGCACATTCCACGCGCTCCACAAGAAGGTCAAACGCATGCTCGGAAGCCAGGCGCCCTCGGGATTTCCCCCGAAGCGACTCCGCGGTCTCAACCCCAAGCTGCTGGAACAACGGCGCGGTGCGCTGGAACGCTACCTCCAAGACTTGGTTCGTATTTCGGCTCTCTCGTCACAGCTGTTGTCCTTCCTCGAAGTGCCTGCGCCACTGTCGCCCGCGGCGAGCAACGGCTCCGTGGACAGCGACGAGCAGGAGTTCAAGCCGTTGCATCAGCCGGTCCTGGGTTTCGCCAAGGACCCGTATTTGGACTCGTCGAGCAGTGACTCGCTTCCCGACATTGTCATGCAGGGTGTCATGACTGGCCTGTTTGGTCACGACTATGACGATTAG